One region of Cyanobium sp. M30B3 genomic DNA includes:
- the secA gene encoding preprotein translocase subunit SecA produces the protein MLKLLLGDPNARKLKRYQPIVSDVNLLEEEIAPLADDDLRGLTGEFRQKLASLQEDCRSRGLSREATLERERKLLDELLPQAFAVVREAGKRVLGMRHFDVQLIGGMVLHDGQIAEMKTGEGKTLVATLPAYLNALTGRGVHVVTVNDYLARRDAEWMGQIHRFLGLSVGLIQQDMDPASRRLNYGCDITYATNSELGFDYLRDNMATDIAEVVQRDFHYCVIDEVDSILIDEARTPLIISGQVERPQEKYQRAAEVAGALVRAAEVGKDGIDPEGDYEVDEKQRSCTLTDEGYAKAEQMLGVSDLFDPADPWAHYINNALKAKELFIKDVNYIVRGSDAVIVDEFTGRVMPGRRWSDGQHQAIEAKEALPIQPETQTLASITYQNFFLLYPRLAGMTGTAKTEEVEFEKTYKLEVTIVPTNRTRARQDWTDQVYKTEPAKWRAVAAETAQIHGQGRPVLVGTTSVEKSELLSALLAEQQIPHNLLNAKPENVEREAEIVAQAGRSGAVTIATNMAGRGTDIILGGNSDYMARLKLREVLLPRLVRPEEGHRPPVPLQRPAQASGFGAAAGSAATPPSEARAIGALYPCALSDTTDQQLAQLAQGLVKAWGDRQLSVLELEDRIAQAAEKAPTDDPQIQQLRDAIAGVKAEYEQVTKQEEQQVREAGGLHVIGTERHESRRVDNQLRGRAGRQGDPGSTRFFLSLEDNLLRIFGGDRVAGLMNAFRVEEDMPIESGMLTRSLEGAQKKVETYYYDIRKQVFEYDEVMNNQRKAVYAERRRVLEGRELKQQVIGYGERTIDDIVEAYVNPELPPEEWDLDRLVAKTKEFIYLLADLEPDQVRGLSMEELKAFLQEQMRNAYDIKEGQIDAQNPGLMRQAERFFILQQIDTLWREHLQAMDALRESVGLRGYGQKDPLIEYKNEGYDMFLEMMTQMRRNVIYSMFMFQPAPAPQGATA, from the coding sequence ATGCTCAAGCTCCTGCTGGGTGATCCCAATGCCCGCAAGCTGAAGCGCTACCAGCCGATCGTCTCGGACGTGAACCTGCTGGAGGAGGAAATCGCTCCCCTCGCCGACGACGACCTGCGCGGCCTCACTGGTGAGTTCCGCCAGAAGCTGGCCAGCCTGCAGGAGGACTGTCGCAGCCGCGGTCTGTCCCGGGAGGCCACCCTGGAGCGCGAGCGCAAGCTGCTCGACGAGTTGCTACCCCAGGCCTTCGCCGTGGTGCGCGAGGCGGGCAAGCGGGTGCTGGGCATGCGCCACTTCGACGTGCAGCTGATCGGCGGCATGGTGCTGCACGACGGCCAGATCGCCGAGATGAAGACCGGCGAGGGCAAGACCCTGGTGGCCACCTTGCCGGCCTACCTCAACGCCCTCACCGGCCGCGGCGTGCATGTGGTGACGGTGAACGACTACCTGGCCCGGCGCGATGCCGAGTGGATGGGCCAGATCCATCGCTTCCTGGGTCTGAGCGTGGGCCTGATCCAGCAGGACATGGACCCGGCCAGCCGGCGGCTCAACTACGGCTGCGACATCACCTACGCCACCAACTCGGAGCTGGGTTTCGACTATCTGCGCGACAACATGGCGACCGACATCGCCGAAGTGGTGCAGCGCGACTTCCACTACTGCGTGATCGACGAAGTCGACTCGATCCTGATCGACGAGGCCCGCACCCCCCTGATCATCTCCGGCCAGGTGGAGCGGCCCCAGGAGAAGTATCAGCGGGCCGCGGAGGTGGCCGGCGCACTGGTGCGGGCCGCCGAGGTCGGCAAGGACGGCATCGATCCGGAGGGCGACTACGAGGTGGATGAGAAGCAGCGCAGCTGCACCCTCACCGACGAGGGCTACGCCAAGGCCGAACAGATGCTGGGGGTGAGTGACCTGTTCGATCCGGCCGACCCCTGGGCCCACTATATCAACAACGCCCTCAAGGCCAAGGAGCTGTTCATCAAGGATGTGAACTACATCGTGCGCGGCAGCGATGCGGTGATCGTGGACGAGTTCACCGGCCGGGTGATGCCCGGCCGCCGCTGGAGCGACGGCCAGCACCAGGCGATCGAGGCCAAGGAGGCCCTGCCGATCCAGCCCGAAACCCAGACGCTCGCGTCCATCACCTACCAGAACTTCTTCCTGCTCTACCCGCGCCTGGCCGGCATGACCGGCACCGCCAAGACCGAAGAGGTGGAGTTCGAGAAGACCTACAAGCTGGAGGTCACGATCGTGCCCACCAACCGCACCCGGGCCCGCCAGGACTGGACCGATCAGGTGTACAAGACCGAGCCGGCCAAGTGGCGCGCGGTGGCGGCCGAGACGGCCCAGATCCATGGCCAGGGAAGGCCGGTGCTGGTGGGCACCACCAGCGTGGAGAAATCCGAGCTGCTCTCCGCCCTGCTGGCCGAGCAGCAGATCCCCCACAACCTGCTCAACGCCAAGCCCGAGAACGTGGAGCGGGAGGCCGAGATCGTGGCCCAGGCGGGCCGATCCGGGGCCGTGACGATCGCCACCAACATGGCCGGCCGCGGCACGGACATCATCCTGGGCGGCAACAGCGATTACATGGCCCGCCTGAAGCTGCGGGAGGTGCTGCTGCCCCGGCTGGTGCGGCCCGAGGAGGGCCATCGGCCACCGGTGCCCCTGCAGCGCCCAGCCCAGGCCAGTGGCTTCGGCGCCGCTGCCGGCAGTGCCGCCACCCCGCCCTCCGAGGCCCGGGCCATCGGCGCCCTCTACCCCTGCGCCCTCAGCGACACCACCGACCAGCAGCTGGCCCAGTTGGCCCAGGGGCTGGTGAAGGCCTGGGGCGACCGCCAGCTCAGCGTGCTGGAGCTGGAGGATCGCATCGCCCAGGCGGCGGAGAAGGCCCCCACCGACGACCCCCAGATCCAGCAGCTGCGCGACGCGATTGCCGGTGTCAAGGCCGAATACGAGCAGGTCACCAAGCAGGAGGAACAGCAGGTGCGCGAGGCCGGTGGCCTGCATGTGATCGGCACCGAGCGCCACGAATCCCGCCGGGTGGACAACCAGTTGCGCGGCCGTGCCGGCCGCCAGGGCGACCCCGGCTCCACCCGCTTCTTCCTCTCGCTGGAGGACAACCTGCTGCGCATCTTCGGTGGCGACCGGGTGGCCGGCCTGATGAATGCCTTCCGGGTGGAGGAGGACATGCCGATCGAATCCGGCATGCTCACCCGTTCGCTGGAGGGGGCCCAGAAGAAGGTGGAGACCTACTACTACGACATCCGCAAGCAGGTGTTCGAGTACGACGAGGTGATGAACAATCAGCGCAAGGCGGTGTATGCCGAACGGCGCCGGGTGCTGGAGGGCCGGGAGCTCAAGCAGCAGGTGATCGGCTATGGCGAGCGCACCATCGACGACATCGTCGAGGCCTACGTGAATCCCGAGCTCCCCCCGGAAGAGTGGGATCTCGACCGCCTGGTGGCCAAGACCAAGGAGTTCATCTATCTGCTGGCGGATCTGGAGCCAGACCAGGTGCGCGGCCTCTCCATGGAGGAGCTGAAGGCGTTCCTGCAGGAGCAGATGCGCAATGCCTACGACATCAAGGAAGGCCAGATCGACGCCCAGAACCCCGGGTTGATGCGCCAGGCCGAGCGCTTCTTCATCCTCCAGCAGATCGATACCCTCTGGCGCGAGCACCTGCAGGCGATGGATGCCCTGCGCGAATCGGTGGGCCTGCGGGGCTATGGCCAGAAGGATCCGCTGATCGAATACAAGAACGAGGGCTACGACATGTTCCTGGAGATGATGACGCAGATGCGCCGCAACGTGATCTATTCCATGTTCATGTTCCAGCCGGCGCCCGCTCCCCAGGGGGCCACGGCCTGA
- the cysE gene encoding serine O-acetyltransferase, which yields MLKAIQSDLAIIQERDPAARGPLEILLCYPGLHALVLHRISHRLWQLRLPILPRLLSQVSRLLTGIEIHPGARIGHGVFIDHGMGVVIGETAVVGDNCLLYQGVTLGGTGKAHGKRHPTLAQNVVVGAGAKVLGAITVGANTRIGAGSVVLRDVEPNCTVVGIPGRVVHQSGVRVDPLAHSALPDTEARVIRNLMERIDALEGELARTQACLQALAAGRPLQEPCRGQAQSLMDREILEFLGDSPGSTS from the coding sequence ATGCTCAAGGCCATCCAGTCCGACCTGGCGATCATCCAGGAACGGGATCCGGCGGCTCGCGGACCGCTGGAGATCCTGCTTTGCTACCCCGGGCTTCACGCCCTGGTGCTGCACCGCATCAGCCATCGCCTCTGGCAGTTGCGTCTGCCGATCCTGCCGCGGCTGCTCAGCCAGGTGAGCCGGCTGCTCACCGGCATTGAGATCCACCCCGGGGCCCGGATCGGCCATGGCGTGTTCATCGACCACGGCATGGGGGTGGTGATCGGCGAGACGGCCGTGGTGGGCGACAACTGCCTGCTCTACCAGGGCGTGACCCTGGGCGGCACCGGCAAGGCCCACGGCAAGCGCCATCCCACCCTGGCCCAGAACGTAGTGGTGGGGGCCGGGGCCAAGGTGCTCGGCGCGATCACCGTGGGCGCCAACACCCGCATCGGCGCGGGGTCGGTGGTGCTGCGCGACGTGGAGCCCAACTGCACGGTGGTGGGCATCCCCGGACGGGTCGTGCACCAGAGCGGCGTGCGGGTGGACCCCCTGGCCCACTCGGCCCTGCCGGACACCGAGGCGCGGGTGATCCGCAACCTGATGGAGCGGATCGACGCCCTGGAGGGTGAGCTGGCCCGCACCCAGGCCTGCCTGCAGGCGCTGGCGGCCGGCCGGCCCCTGCAGGAACCCTGCCGCGGCCAGGCCCAGAGCCTGATGGATCGGGAAATCCTGGAATTTCTGGGCGACAGCCCGGGATCCACCAGCTGA
- a CDS encoding GntR family transcriptional regulator, translating to MRFHIQQESDIPASTQLYNQICFAIAARHYPPGHRLPSTRQLAMQTGLHRNTISKVYRQLETDGVVEAMAGSGIYVRDRQKPRDVKPALGSRSRSLPDIDREVRQSIDGLLHAGCSLQQARDLLTREIDWRLRCGARVLVSTPREDIGASLLIAEELKPTLEVPVEVVPMEELETLLERSNNGTVVTSRYFLQPVEEIAKRHGVRAVPVDLNDFRHELDLLKELRAGSCVGLVSISPGILRAAEVILHSLRGNELLVMTANPDTGSRLLALLRAASHVLCDRPSLPLVEQSLRQNRAQLMRLPVVHCAQSYLGTATIDQLRKEIGLQVA from the coding sequence GTGCGATTTCATATCCAACAGGAAAGCGACATCCCGGCCTCGACCCAGCTGTACAACCAGATCTGTTTCGCGATCGCCGCCCGTCACTACCCACCCGGCCACCGCCTGCCGAGCACCCGCCAGCTGGCGATGCAGACGGGTCTGCACCGCAACACGATCAGCAAGGTGTATCGCCAGCTGGAGACCGATGGCGTGGTGGAGGCCATGGCCGGCTCGGGCATCTATGTGCGCGACCGCCAGAAGCCCAGAGATGTGAAGCCCGCCCTGGGCAGCCGCAGCCGCTCCCTGCCGGACATCGACCGTGAAGTGCGCCAGAGCATCGACGGCCTGCTGCATGCGGGCTGCAGCCTGCAGCAGGCAAGGGATCTGCTCACCCGCGAAATCGACTGGCGGCTGCGCTGCGGCGCCCGGGTGCTGGTGAGCACCCCCCGGGAGGACATCGGCGCCTCGCTGCTGATCGCCGAGGAACTCAAGCCCACGCTGGAGGTGCCGGTGGAGGTGGTGCCGATGGAGGAGCTGGAGACCCTGCTGGAGCGCTCCAACAACGGCACGGTGGTGACCAGTCGCTATTTCCTGCAGCCGGTGGAGGAGATCGCCAAACGCCACGGCGTCCGGGCCGTGCCGGTGGACCTCAACGATTTCCGCCACGAACTCGACCTGCTCAAGGAACTGCGGGCGGGCAGCTGCGTGGGCCTGGTGAGCATCAGCCCGGGCATCCTGCGGGCCGCCGAAGTGATCCTGCACAGCCTGCGCGGCAACGAGTTGCTGGTGATGACCGCCAACCCCGACACCGGCAGCCGGCTGCTGGCCCTGCTGCGGGCCGCCAGCCACGTGCTCTGTGACCGGCCCAGCCTGCCGCTGGTGGAACAGAGCCTGCGCCAGAACAGGGCCCAGCTGATGCGCCTGCCGGTGGTGCACTGCGCCCAGAGTTACCTGGGAACGGCAACGATCGACCAGCTCCGCAAAGAGATCGGATTGCAGGTGGCCTGA
- a CDS encoding dienelactone hydrolase family protein codes for MSAAAQPGWQVLAGPDDLSLRCWWSLPAGGAPRAAVLVLPEVFGLNGWVRSVADRLAAAGYAALAVPVFARTAPDLELDYDEAGLAEGRRHRDAVTAGQVLADLDCAIQWLQCQPGLQGRPVGCVGFCFGGHLAMLAATLPQVAATCDFYGARVSTFRPGGGDPTLSLVPRVPGHLFSLAGANDPLMPATELAAIDRALAAASAANPARRFQQLVLPEAGHGFMCEARADFQPEAARQGWAAMLELFGAAL; via the coding sequence ATGTCGGCTGCTGCGCAGCCTGGCTGGCAGGTCCTGGCTGGTCCCGACGACCTCTCCCTGCGTTGCTGGTGGTCGCTGCCGGCCGGGGGGGCACCCCGGGCGGCGGTGCTGGTGCTACCGGAGGTGTTCGGCCTCAATGGCTGGGTGCGCAGTGTGGCCGACCGCCTGGCCGCTGCGGGCTATGCCGCTCTCGCCGTGCCGGTGTTTGCCCGCACCGCCCCCGATCTGGAACTGGACTACGACGAAGCCGGGCTGGCGGAGGGTCGGCGCCACCGCGACGCGGTCACGGCCGGCCAGGTGCTGGCTGATCTGGACTGCGCCATCCAGTGGTTGCAATGCCAGCCAGGCCTGCAGGGGCGGCCGGTGGGTTGCGTGGGCTTCTGTTTCGGCGGCCACCTGGCGATGCTGGCGGCCACCCTGCCGCAGGTGGCCGCCACCTGCGATTTCTATGGAGCGCGGGTCTCCACCTTCCGGCCCGGGGGCGGAGATCCCACCCTCAGCCTGGTGCCCAGGGTGCCCGGCCACCTGTTCTCTCTGGCGGGGGCGAACGACCCACTGATGCCGGCGACGGAGCTGGCGGCCATCGACAGGGCCCTGGCCGCCGCCAGTGCTGCCAATCCGGCACGCCGCTTCCAGCAGCTCGTGTTGCCGGAAGCGGGGCATGGCTTCATGTGCGAAGCCCGCGCCGACTTTCAGCCCGAGGCGGCACGCCAGGGCTGGGCGGCCATGCTGGAGCTGTTCGGCGCAGCGCTCTGA
- the infC gene encoding translation initiation factor IF-3: MPPRPRFDRRAPVRELPNINERIAYPQLRVVDADGSQLGVITREAALEVAKDRELDLVLVSEKADPPVCRIMDYGKYKFEQEKKAKEAKKKSHQTEVKEVKMRYKIDQHDYDVRIGQASRFLKSGDKVKCTVIFRGREIQHTALAEVLLMRMAKDLEEAAEIQQPPKREGRNMIMFLSPRKAAVATKGPASKPAAGRSKAEAPEPSTGPVQASGSEA; the protein is encoded by the coding sequence ATGCCTCCACGTCCCCGTTTTGACCGCCGAGCTCCCGTGCGGGAGCTGCCCAACATCAACGAGCGCATCGCCTATCCCCAGCTGCGGGTGGTCGACGCCGACGGCAGCCAACTCGGCGTGATCACCAGGGAAGCGGCCCTGGAGGTGGCCAAGGACAGGGAGCTCGACCTGGTGCTGGTGAGCGAGAAGGCCGATCCGCCGGTGTGCCGGATCATGGACTACGGGAAATATAAGTTCGAGCAGGAAAAAAAGGCCAAGGAAGCCAAGAAGAAGTCGCATCAAACCGAAGTCAAAGAAGTGAAGATGCGCTACAAGATTGACCAACATGATTACGACGTGCGCATCGGCCAGGCCTCCCGCTTCCTCAAGTCCGGTGACAAGGTGAAATGCACGGTGATCTTCCGTGGCCGCGAGATTCAGCACACCGCCCTGGCTGAAGTGCTGCTGATGCGCATGGCCAAGGATCTGGAGGAGGCCGCCGAAATCCAGCAGCCCCCCAAGCGGGAGGGGCGCAACATGATCATGTTCCTCAGCCCGCGCAAGGCGGCCGTGGCCACCAAGGGGCCAGCCTCCAAACCCGCCGCCGGCCGCAGCAAAGCCGAGGCGCCTGAGCCCTCCACCGGCCCAGTCCAGGCCAGCGGCAGCGAGGCCTGA
- the gyrB gene encoding DNA topoisomerase (ATP-hydrolyzing) subunit B: MSEATKVQAAYGAEQIQVLEGLEPVRKRPGMYIGSTGPRGLHHLVYEVVDNSVDEALAGHCDAIEVVLNDDGSCSVTDNGRGIPTDIHPRTGKSALETVLTVLHAGGKFGAGGYKVSGGLHGVGVSVVNALSEWVEVTVHRQGQVHTQRFERGAPIGSLASRPVDDPARTGTSVCFKPDIEIFSTGIVFDYATLSSRLRELAYLNGGVKIVFRDARASACNEAGEAHEEIYFYEGGIKEYVAYMNAEKDPLHPDIIYVNSERDGVQVEAALQWCVDAYSDSILGFANNIRTVDGGTHIEGLKTVLTRTLNAFAKKRGKRKEADANLAGENIREGLTAVLSVKVPEPEFEGQTKTKLGNTEVRGIVDSLVGEALGEFLEFNPSVIDLILEKAIQAFNAAEAARRARELVRRKSVLESSTLPGKLADCSSRDPSESEIYIVEGDSAGGSAKQGRDRRFQAILPLRGKILNIEKTDDAKIYKNTEIQALITALGLGIKGEDFNEKNLRYHRIVIMTDADVDGAHIRTLILTFFFRYQRALVEGGFIYIACPPLYKVERGKNHTYCYNESDLKKTIESFGEKANYTIQRFKGLGEMMPQQLWETTMDPTTRMMKRVEIEDALEADRIFTILMGDKVAPRREFIETHSAELDLAQLDI, from the coding sequence ATGAGCGAAGCCACCAAAGTTCAGGCCGCCTACGGAGCCGAACAGATCCAGGTTCTCGAAGGTCTGGAGCCGGTGCGCAAGCGGCCCGGGATGTACATCGGCTCCACCGGCCCGCGTGGCTTGCACCACCTCGTCTACGAGGTGGTGGACAACTCAGTGGACGAGGCCCTGGCCGGTCATTGCGACGCCATCGAAGTCGTGCTCAACGACGACGGCAGTTGTTCGGTGACCGACAACGGCCGCGGCATCCCCACCGACATCCACCCGCGCACCGGCAAGAGCGCCCTGGAAACGGTGCTCACCGTGCTGCATGCCGGCGGCAAGTTCGGCGCCGGTGGTTACAAGGTGTCCGGCGGCCTGCACGGCGTGGGCGTGTCGGTGGTCAACGCCCTCTCCGAGTGGGTGGAAGTTACCGTGCACCGCCAGGGCCAGGTGCACACCCAGCGCTTCGAGCGCGGCGCGCCGATCGGCTCCCTGGCCTCCAGGCCGGTCGACGACCCTGCCCGCACCGGCACCTCGGTGTGCTTCAAGCCGGACATCGAGATCTTCAGCACCGGCATCGTCTTCGACTACGCCACCCTGTCGTCGCGCCTGCGCGAGCTGGCGTACCTGAACGGTGGCGTCAAGATCGTGTTCCGCGATGCCCGTGCCAGCGCTTGCAACGAGGCCGGCGAAGCCCACGAGGAGATCTATTTCTACGAAGGCGGCATCAAGGAATACGTCGCCTACATGAATGCCGAGAAGGATCCGCTCCATCCCGACATCATCTATGTAAATTCCGAGCGCGACGGCGTGCAGGTGGAGGCGGCGCTGCAGTGGTGTGTTGACGCCTATTCCGACAGCATCCTCGGTTTTGCCAACAACATCCGCACCGTCGATGGTGGCACCCACATCGAGGGCCTGAAAACGGTGCTCACCCGCACCCTCAATGCCTTTGCCAAGAAGCGCGGCAAGCGCAAGGAGGCCGACGCCAACCTGGCCGGTGAGAACATCCGCGAGGGCCTCACCGCCGTGTTGTCGGTGAAGGTGCCCGAGCCGGAATTCGAGGGGCAGACCAAGACCAAGCTCGGCAACACCGAGGTGCGTGGCATCGTCGATTCGCTGGTGGGCGAGGCCCTGGGCGAATTCCTGGAATTCAATCCCTCGGTGATCGACCTGATCCTGGAGAAGGCCATCCAGGCCTTCAATGCCGCCGAGGCCGCCCGCCGTGCCCGCGAGCTGGTGCGGCGCAAGAGCGTGCTGGAGAGCTCCACCCTGCCGGGCAAGCTGGCCGATTGTTCCTCCCGCGACCCGTCTGAGTCGGAGATCTACATCGTGGAGGGGGATTCCGCCGGCGGCTCCGCCAAGCAGGGCCGCGATCGGCGTTTCCAGGCGATCCTGCCGCTGCGGGGCAAGATTCTCAACATCGAGAAAACTGACGATGCCAAGATCTATAAAAATACCGAGATTCAGGCGTTGATCACGGCCTTGGGCCTGGGCATCAAGGGTGAAGACTTCAATGAGAAGAATCTGCGCTACCACCGGATTGTGATCATGACCGACGCCGACGTTGACGGCGCCCACATCCGCACCCTGATCCTCACCTTCTTCTTCCGCTACCAGCGAGCGCTGGTGGAGGGCGGTTTCATCTATATCGCCTGCCCGCCGCTCTACAAAGTGGAGCGCGGCAAGAATCACACCTATTGCTACAACGAAAGCGATCTGAAGAAAACGATCGAATCCTTTGGCGAGAAAGCCAATTACACGATCCAGCGCTTCAAGGGCCTCGGCGAGATGATGCCCCAACAGCTCTGGGAAACCACCATGGATCCCACCACCCGCATGATGAAGCGGGTGGAGATTGAGGACGCCCTGGAGGCAGATCGCATCTTTACGATCCTGATGGGTGACAAGGTGGCGCCCCGCCGTGAGTTCATCGAAACCCACAGCGCCGAGCTGGATCTGGCCCAGCTGGACATCTGA
- a CDS encoding SH3 domain-containing protein gives MRPAANPWPLWRWAALLGFALVAPAGLPAGGAERRLPEVRRRQSQAEPLLSPARQVLRCAPRHQAPVISCAEVGEPLRVLRRWTEPGGGDWLHVELASPTGGRRGWLPG, from the coding sequence ATGCGCCCTGCTGCGAACCCCTGGCCGCTGTGGCGCTGGGCGGCCCTGCTGGGTTTTGCCCTCGTGGCCCCGGCGGGCCTGCCGGCCGGCGGGGCTGAGCGGCGCCTGCCCGAAGTGCGCCGCCGCCAGAGCCAGGCGGAGCCGTTGCTGTCACCGGCCCGCCAGGTGCTGCGCTGCGCTCCTCGCCACCAGGCACCGGTGATCAGCTGCGCCGAAGTGGGGGAACCGTTGCGGGTGCTTCGGCGCTGGACGGAACCAGGCGGCGGCGATTGGCTGCATGTGGAGTTGGCCAGCCCCACCGGAGGGCGGCGGGGCTGGCTGCCGGGATAG
- a CDS encoding glutathione peroxidase — MAVNVHDLTVRDAEGSPKSLGDWNGQVLLVVNVASRCGFTRQYAGLQALQERYGAQGFTVLGFPCNDFGAQEPGSLPEIQQFCSSAYGASFPLLDKVTMAEDPYTTLTQAEPAGPVAWNFEKFLVGRDGTVLARFKSGVEPESAELAAAIEAALAA, encoded by the coding sequence ATGGCTGTGAATGTGCATGATCTGACGGTGCGCGATGCCGAGGGCAGCCCGAAGAGCCTGGGCGACTGGAACGGCCAGGTGCTGCTGGTGGTGAACGTGGCCAGCCGCTGCGGTTTCACCCGCCAGTACGCCGGACTCCAGGCTCTGCAGGAGCGCTACGGGGCCCAGGGGTTCACCGTGCTCGGCTTCCCCTGCAACGACTTCGGCGCCCAGGAGCCGGGCAGCCTGCCGGAGATCCAGCAGTTCTGCTCCAGCGCCTACGGCGCCAGCTTCCCCCTGCTCGACAAGGTGACCATGGCCGAGGACCCTTACACCACCCTCACCCAGGCCGAGCCGGCCGGCCCCGTGGCCTGGAACTTCGAGAAGTTCCTGGTGGGCAGGGACGGCACGGTGCTGGCCCGCTTCAAGAGCGGGGTTGAGCCGGAGAGCGCCGAACTCGCCGCCGCCATCGAGGCCGCCCTGGCCGCCTGA
- the mgtE gene encoding magnesium transporter, whose product MGEASGVLVPDVVTQQLEVLLEAGNYDGAKLLLRPVQEVDAAEAIGNLPRTLQALAFRLLPKDEAIAVYEYLPVDVQQTLLERLRSGEVLELVEAMSPDDRVRLFDELPAKVVRRLQAELSPAERRVTAQLLGYAPETAGRLMTTEFIDLKEFHSVAQALAIVRRLARDTETIYALYVTDGARKLTGMLSLRDLVVAEPEARIGDVMTREVISVSTDTDQEEVARAIQRYDFLAIPVVDREQRLVGIVTVDDVIDVIQQEATRDLYAAGAVQAGDEDDYFQSDLFTVVRRRVVWLLVLVLANTLTFAVMAREEEILTRVVVLAAFIPLLIGTGGNVGAQSSTVVIRGLSTQQLQVNGRRITVLREAVAGLLLGLMLLVVVVPWAWQLGGEPMVAWATGLSLLAISVLAATAGAALPLLFARLGFDPALMSAPFITTVVDVVGVFLYLRVARLLLPALVGGGT is encoded by the coding sequence ATGGGCGAGGCGAGCGGCGTCCTGGTGCCGGATGTGGTGACCCAGCAGCTGGAAGTGCTGCTGGAGGCGGGGAACTACGACGGCGCGAAGCTGCTGCTGCGCCCGGTGCAGGAGGTGGATGCTGCCGAGGCGATCGGCAACCTGCCGCGCACGCTGCAGGCGCTGGCGTTCCGGCTGCTGCCGAAGGACGAGGCGATCGCGGTGTACGAATACCTGCCGGTGGACGTGCAGCAGACGCTGCTGGAGCGGCTGCGCTCGGGGGAGGTGCTGGAGCTGGTGGAGGCGATGTCGCCGGACGACCGGGTGCGGTTGTTCGATGAACTGCCGGCGAAGGTGGTGCGGCGCCTGCAGGCGGAGCTGAGTCCGGCGGAGCGACGGGTGACGGCGCAGCTGCTGGGGTACGCGCCGGAGACGGCGGGCCGGTTGATGACCACGGAGTTCATCGACCTCAAGGAGTTCCACAGCGTGGCCCAGGCCCTGGCGATCGTGCGCCGCCTGGCCCGGGACACCGAGACGATCTACGCCCTCTACGTGACCGACGGCGCGCGCAAGCTCACCGGCATGCTCTCCCTGAGGGATCTGGTGGTGGCCGAGCCCGAGGCGCGCATCGGCGATGTGATGACGCGGGAGGTGATCAGCGTGAGCACCGACACCGACCAGGAGGAGGTGGCCCGGGCCATCCAGCGCTACGACTTCCTGGCGATCCCGGTGGTGGACCGGGAGCAGCGGCTGGTGGGGATCGTGACCGTGGATGACGTGATCGACGTGATCCAGCAGGAGGCCACCCGCGACCTCTACGCCGCCGGCGCCGTGCAGGCGGGCGATGAGGACGACTACTTCCAGAGCGACCTGTTCACGGTGGTACGCCGGCGGGTGGTGTGGCTGCTGGTGCTGGTGCTGGCCAACACCCTCACCTTCGCCGTGATGGCCCGCGAAGAGGAGATCCTCACCCGGGTGGTGGTGCTGGCCGCCTTCATCCCCCTGCTGATCGGCACCGGCGGCAACGTGGGCGCCCAGAGCTCCACCGTGGTGATCCGGGGCCTCAGCACCCAGCAGCTGCAGGTGAATGGCCGCCGGATCACGGTGCTGCGCGAGGCGGTGGCGGGGCTGCTGCTCGGCCTGATGCTGCTGGTGGTGGTGGTGCCCTGGGCCTGGCAGCTGGGCGGTGAGCCGATGGTGGCCTGGGCCACGGGCCTGAGTCTGCTGGCGATTTCGGTGCTGGCGGCCACCGCCGGGGCGGCGCTGCCCCTGCTGTTTGCCCGGCTGGGCTTTGATCCGGCGCTGATGTCGGCCCCGTTCATCACCACGGTTGTGGATGTGGTGGGGGTGTTTCTCTACCTGCGTGTGGCCCGCCTGCTGCTGCCCGCCCTGGTGGGAGGGGGGACATGA